From one Gimesia sp. genomic stretch:
- a CDS encoding lactate racemase domain-containing protein translates to MEQPHQTLTEQEVIQWFEENLPVEDYRNKSILLIIPDATRTAPLPLLFSTFHRLLRPVAGQIDVLVALGTHPPMPEKDICRLLGISESARQTEYKDVGLYNHEWDNPERLTEIGTLTKEDTKAISEGLLEMEVPVTINSRIRDYDLLQIMGPVFPHEVVGFSGGSKYFFPGISGPDLLNFFHWLGALITNVGIIGVKHTPVREVVNRSAAMIPNEKRCITFVVAPDSSLYGLFYGTPESAWESAANLSGQIHIKRKPKPFKQVLSCAPLMYDELWVAGKCMYKLEPVVADGGELIIYAPHMKEISVTHGKLISEVGYHVRDYFTKQWDQFKDYPWGILAHSTHVRGTGTFKDGIERPRVQVTLASQIPPELCEKINLGYRDPDTIDVESFADREDEGILLVRKAGEHLYRLENE, encoded by the coding sequence ATGGAACAACCTCATCAGACCCTCACAGAACAGGAAGTCATTCAATGGTTCGAAGAGAACCTTCCCGTTGAAGACTATCGCAATAAAAGTATTCTGCTCATTATCCCGGATGCGACCCGCACCGCACCTCTGCCTCTCTTGTTTTCAACATTCCATCGCCTGTTAAGACCTGTTGCCGGACAAATCGATGTGCTGGTTGCCCTGGGCACGCATCCTCCCATGCCCGAGAAAGACATCTGTCGCCTGCTGGGAATCTCAGAATCGGCCCGCCAGACAGAATACAAAGACGTGGGACTGTATAACCACGAGTGGGACAACCCCGAACGTCTGACCGAGATTGGTACGCTCACCAAAGAAGATACCAAAGCCATCTCCGAAGGCCTGCTGGAAATGGAAGTCCCTGTGACGATCAATTCCCGCATCCGGGATTACGATCTGCTCCAGATTATGGGGCCCGTCTTCCCACATGAAGTCGTCGGTTTCTCCGGTGGCAGTAAATATTTCTTCCCGGGAATCTCCGGTCCGGACCTGTTGAACTTCTTCCACTGGCTGGGCGCCCTGATTACCAACGTGGGAATTATTGGCGTTAAACATACACCGGTACGCGAAGTCGTTAACCGTTCTGCAGCAATGATCCCTAACGAGAAACGCTGTATCACCTTCGTCGTCGCTCCGGACAGTTCGCTTTACGGCTTGTTTTATGGAACCCCGGAATCAGCCTGGGAATCGGCAGCCAACCTCTCCGGTCAGATTCACATCAAACGGAAGCCGAAACCATTCAAACAGGTACTCTCCTGTGCTCCCCTGATGTACGATGAACTCTGGGTTGCCGGCAAATGTATGTACAAGCTGGAACCAGTAGTCGCTGATGGGGGTGAACTGATCATTTACGCCCCGCACATGAAGGAAATTTCGGTCACTCATGGCAAGCTGATTTCCGAAGTTGGCTACCATGTCCGCGACTACTTCACCAAACAGTGGGACCAGTTTAAGGACTACCCCTGGGGCATCCTCGCCCATTCCACTCATGTGCGTGGTACAGGTACATTCAAAGATGGTATCGAACGACCCCGGGTCCAGGTAACTCTGGCTTCCCAGATTCCTCCGGAACTCTGTGAGAAAATCAATCTCGGATATCGTGATCCCGATACGATCGATGTCGAATCGTTCGCAGACCGGGAAGACGAAGGCATCCTCCTGGTAAGGAAAGCAGGGGAGCACCTTTATCGTCTGGAAAATGAATAA
- a CDS encoding inositol monophosphatase family protein — MTIHSEQFELKARLELALTASEKASELILKHYQSPELKVDRKSDNSPVTIADRGAEELLREEITLAFPDDSIMGEELPPVEGSNAFKWILDPIDGTKPFTQGVPLFGTLLGLEENGKLVMGVCRFPALDEVVYAIKGDGAWWKIRDQEPRRARVSDKAQLSDAVFCTTTMTRWETIGKQKAYENLCRNSYLARGWGDCYGHMLVATGRAEVMVDPVLSPWDAAALLPILEEAGGHWIDFDGKPSIYTGNGMAVNDGLKDEVLQIIAQN; from the coding sequence ATGACTATTCACTCAGAACAATTTGAACTGAAAGCCCGCCTGGAACTTGCTTTGACCGCCTCTGAAAAGGCCAGCGAGCTCATTCTCAAACACTATCAGTCCCCCGAACTGAAGGTAGATCGCAAGTCAGACAACTCACCGGTCACTATCGCCGACCGCGGGGCAGAGGAATTGTTGCGGGAAGAAATCACTTTGGCGTTCCCTGACGACAGCATCATGGGTGAGGAATTACCGCCGGTCGAAGGTTCAAACGCATTCAAGTGGATTCTGGATCCGATTGACGGCACCAAACCGTTCACACAGGGCGTGCCCCTCTTCGGAACTCTGTTGGGCCTGGAAGAAAACGGTAAGCTCGTCATGGGTGTCTGCCGTTTCCCCGCCCTGGACGAAGTCGTCTATGCGATCAAAGGGGATGGGGCCTGGTGGAAAATCCGTGATCAGGAACCACGTCGTGCCCGGGTTTCAGATAAGGCCCAACTCTCTGATGCCGTATTCTGTACTACCACCATGACCCGTTGGGAAACCATCGGTAAGCAGAAGGCGTATGAGAACCTCTGTCGCAATTCCTACCTCGCTCGAGGCTGGGGCGACTGCTATGGCCACATGCTGGTGGCCACTGGTCGTGCGGAAGTGATGGTGGATCCCGTCTTAAGCCCCTGGGATGCTGCTGCATTGCTGCCCATCCTGGAAGAAGCCGGCGGTCACTGGATTGACTTTGACGGCAAGCCTTCAATTTATACAGGCAACGGAATGGCCGTCAACGACGGACTCAAAGACGAGGTCCTGCAGATTATTGCCCAGAATTAG
- a CDS encoding DEAD/DEAH box helicase has product MTLAELLENQFRADIRFRGAAYIEAERVELTRVTADHVFAVVRDGVEYQTQLSRDDGNLKTYCTCDQFQKFNVCKHLWASILAVDVAGYLTGSVKPGYIPPFIIENTPIAFDEDDDDYDFSMPSDFELGSGRSRKSKSGSEQSTAVTSRPRLREWETKLVELKNDFALTPVLSKTTQQEREIFYEIDVEESQESGQLVVQTSQRQRRANGQWGKLKPLKLKVGQLQEVEHEDDRRILAYLSGGTPERTNWRAQQTETQIAAFRYRVPYELCELILPLMCGTGHVRYLDRQPDDVDSLVWDGEHAWEFRMGVEHDRKESTWKLNGHLKRENDTLEISDARLIVAGGLVLTRDKITPLEDYDAFPWIKMIQMNETIEVDEGEQQELVDRLLDMPVLPRLELPAELHLEEITCDPSPELLIHSPQKKRWQQDRLYGEIHFNYLDHLVSGSSTQWAIVDRQEKRCILRNREKESQAWTLLQDSGFRRLLDRRIQGRDVEIAARDLGRAVREMINAGWVVRADGKQVHQPSNMMFKVQSGIDWFELHADIDFEGQTVKFPELLSALARGDSSIRLDDGSLGILPEEWIEQYGILAGLAVTDEEHLRFAPNQVALLDALLSSQEFVETDAKFDEMRDKIRNFSGIALDKEPAGFEGGLRKYQLEGLGWLQFLQDFHFGGCLADDMGLGKTVQLLALLLRRKKEREGHLPSLAVVPKSLMFNWMQEAAKFTPELKVVEYAGGDRGKLIDSLEEYDLVLTTYGTMRRDITQIKDIQFDYAVLDEAQMIKNSGSQVAKASRLLQAKHRIALSGTPVENHLGDLWSIFEFLNPGMLGRSSVFKAYTNDIEDKNARLLLGNALRPFILRRTKEQVANELPDKVEQTLYCDMGKDQSRLYDELRQHYRDSILGMVESKGLGKTKIHVLEALLRLRQAACHPALLERGRALDASAKMDVLIPHLEELIEEGHKALVFSQFTSMLSIVQEHLDQKEIVYEYLDGQTRDRKERVDRFQTDKDCGVFLISLKAGGLGLNLTAADYVFILDPWWNPAVETQAIDRAHRVGQTKRVFAYKLICRNTVEEKITELQQQKRELADAILEENQSVLKNLSGEDLELLLS; this is encoded by the coding sequence ATGACGTTAGCAGAATTACTGGAAAATCAATTTCGTGCGGACATTCGTTTCCGTGGAGCGGCTTACATTGAAGCCGAACGAGTTGAGCTGACGCGCGTGACCGCAGACCATGTGTTTGCGGTAGTAAGAGACGGTGTGGAGTATCAGACTCAGCTGTCCCGCGATGACGGCAACCTGAAGACGTATTGCACCTGCGATCAGTTTCAGAAGTTCAACGTCTGTAAACATCTCTGGGCTTCCATTCTGGCGGTGGATGTAGCGGGTTACCTGACCGGTTCGGTCAAACCTGGTTATATCCCTCCCTTCATCATCGAAAATACGCCGATTGCCTTCGATGAAGACGATGACGACTACGATTTCTCAATGCCCTCCGATTTTGAGCTGGGCAGTGGTCGGTCCCGCAAATCAAAGTCAGGTAGTGAGCAGTCGACGGCAGTGACTTCGCGTCCGCGACTGCGCGAGTGGGAAACGAAACTGGTTGAACTGAAAAATGATTTCGCCCTCACGCCGGTTCTGTCCAAAACCACGCAACAGGAACGTGAGATCTTCTACGAGATTGATGTAGAAGAGAGTCAGGAATCTGGACAACTGGTTGTGCAGACTTCACAGCGTCAACGAAGAGCTAACGGCCAGTGGGGCAAGCTGAAGCCGCTCAAGCTCAAGGTCGGTCAGCTACAGGAAGTCGAACATGAAGACGATCGTCGGATTCTGGCATACCTCTCCGGAGGGACACCAGAGCGGACTAACTGGCGAGCCCAGCAGACCGAAACCCAAATAGCTGCGTTCCGCTATCGGGTGCCATATGAACTTTGTGAGCTGATACTTCCGCTGATGTGCGGTACAGGACACGTACGTTACCTGGATCGACAGCCTGATGACGTCGATTCCCTGGTCTGGGATGGAGAGCATGCCTGGGAATTCCGGATGGGAGTTGAGCATGACCGCAAAGAATCGACGTGGAAGCTGAATGGTCATCTGAAGCGAGAAAACGATACGCTGGAGATCTCAGATGCCCGTCTGATTGTCGCGGGGGGACTGGTACTGACCCGCGATAAAATTACACCTCTGGAAGATTACGATGCGTTTCCCTGGATCAAAATGATCCAGATGAACGAGACAATTGAAGTCGATGAAGGCGAGCAACAGGAACTGGTTGACCGCCTGCTGGATATGCCTGTCCTGCCCCGACTGGAACTGCCTGCAGAGCTTCATCTGGAAGAGATCACGTGCGACCCGAGCCCGGAGTTATTGATTCATTCTCCGCAGAAGAAACGCTGGCAGCAGGATCGCCTGTACGGTGAGATTCATTTTAATTATCTGGACCATCTGGTCTCGGGGAGCAGCACCCAGTGGGCGATTGTGGATCGTCAGGAAAAACGCTGCATTCTGCGAAACCGCGAAAAAGAATCTCAAGCCTGGACACTGCTGCAGGATAGTGGTTTTCGTCGCCTGTTGGATCGTCGGATTCAGGGACGCGATGTGGAAATTGCAGCCCGTGATCTGGGGCGAGCAGTTCGCGAAATGATCAATGCCGGCTGGGTGGTTCGCGCCGATGGCAAACAAGTCCATCAGCCATCCAACATGATGTTCAAGGTCCAGTCCGGAATTGACTGGTTTGAACTGCACGCAGATATTGATTTTGAAGGTCAGACGGTTAAGTTTCCTGAGCTGTTATCAGCACTGGCCCGCGGTGATTCATCGATTCGACTCGATGATGGTTCATTGGGGATTCTGCCGGAGGAGTGGATCGAACAGTACGGCATTCTGGCCGGATTGGCGGTTACTGATGAAGAGCATCTCCGTTTCGCTCCCAACCAGGTGGCACTGCTGGACGCTTTACTGAGTTCACAGGAATTTGTTGAGACAGACGCCAAATTCGATGAAATGCGGGATAAGATCCGGAACTTTTCAGGGATTGCCCTGGATAAAGAACCCGCCGGATTCGAAGGAGGCTTGCGCAAGTATCAACTCGAAGGTCTGGGCTGGCTGCAGTTCCTGCAGGACTTCCACTTTGGTGGGTGTCTGGCTGATGACATGGGGCTTGGTAAAACAGTACAGCTGCTGGCCCTGTTGTTACGTCGTAAGAAGGAACGGGAAGGACATCTGCCTTCGCTGGCTGTCGTTCCCAAGTCGCTGATGTTCAACTGGATGCAGGAAGCTGCCAAATTTACGCCTGAGTTGAAAGTTGTCGAGTACGCAGGCGGGGATCGAGGCAAACTGATCGATTCGCTGGAAGAGTACGATCTGGTTTTAACGACCTATGGTACGATGCGTCGCGATATTACTCAGATCAAAGATATCCAGTTCGATTATGCTGTTCTGGATGAAGCCCAGATGATTAAGAACTCAGGGTCGCAGGTTGCGAAAGCATCGCGACTGCTGCAGGCGAAACATCGAATCGCGTTGAGTGGTACCCCGGTGGAGAACCATCTGGGAGATCTGTGGTCGATCTTCGAATTTCTCAATCCCGGCATGCTGGGCCGCAGTTCGGTATTCAAAGCTTACACCAACGACATCGAAGATAAGAATGCCCGGCTCCTCCTGGGGAACGCGTTGCGGCCATTTATCCTGCGGCGAACCAAGGAACAGGTCGCAAACGAACTGCCCGACAAAGTCGAGCAGACGCTCTACTGCGATATGGGCAAAGATCAGTCAAGACTCTACGACGAACTTCGGCAGCATTACCGGGACTCAATCCTGGGAATGGTCGAATCCAAGGGCTTGGGGAAAACCAAAATCCATGTGCTGGAAGCACTGCTCCGGCTGCGACAGGCAGCCTGCCACCCTGCTCTGCTGGAACGGGGACGTGCACTGGATGCTTCGGCCAAGATGGATGTGTTGATTCCACACCTGGAAGAACTGATCGAAGAAGGTCACAAGGCGCTTGTCTTTTCACAGTTTACCAGCATGCTGTCGATTGTGCAGGAACACTTGGATCAAAAAGAGATCGTCTACGAATACCTGGATGGACAGACGCGCGATCGTAAAGAACGCGTCGACCGATTCCAGACCGATAAAGACTGTGGCGTGTTCCTGATCAGTCTCAAGGCCGGTGGCCTGGGGCTGAACCTGACCGCTGCAGATTACGTTTTCATTCTGGATCCCTGGTGGAACCCGGCTGTGGAGACACAGGCGATCGACCGGGCACACCGTGTTGGGCAGACCAAACGGGTATTTGCCTACAAGCTGATCTGTCGCAATACGGTGGAAGAGAAGATCACCGAGTTACAGCAGCAGAAACGCGAACTGGCCGATGCGATCCTGGAAGAAAACCAGAGCGTCCTCAAGAACCTGTCCGGCGAAGATCTCGAACTGCTGCTCTCTTAA
- a CDS encoding YfhO family protein yields MKSRLFQNVIAALILLIVSGVCFQVLVSHPADVLVGIQNQGYNDTTNAFIGFKDYQRECLEQYNQFPFWNPWSLLGMPWLGNPQASLFYPVNWIFFFFNAATTISWVLVLHHWWAGWGAYLLGRKYRLNFFSALLSGIIFLAAPYYVAKTGEGHFTSVTQITWFPWILYAYELLRTGSKKAVPFLVIVISLAFFCGHVQELYYLLLFLTAAIVFESILELFIKKRPIENEQGAVTELAETGRPGLWIKGWLTAGLLTAGLVAIDLIPVFIYTKQAVRSSGIDLASLSAGSLNAASLLQMIDPFVWGKPDQYSGPGTFYWEAICSFGCLPLLLAIAGVFSSFQQRIVIRLTLIGLIAFLLAFGPELPFYKLFYQLIPGASMFRIPGRQLWICTLVVAMLAGFGCQSISLLYQNSKRRVMRLLAGTVVVVVLPALSYLVYQSAGSLKVSLAPDKMFNIQAGYLLTALLGISIAVFLTSLSRKAAIGGLVILCLICTGELSVYSNQILCTIPQSSIRGETEIVQFLKNNLGEHRVLADQHLLSDREAWKNQLLKVQGYEPVPLVRLGLLAAATFNQPNAATVMAGFDSPQLEKAEPQLLDLMSIKYAVLRTSDPIKLEGWKTVLQGQVPAEYTLRGSKPRQIPFQIIENQNPLPRAYLVGQTRALQDEESSKKIVAAISKVKPRDEVLLRQDVLPKGERQAFQPATILENSPNFLSLQADLDAPGYLVLADIYYPGWTASLSQQELPVLPADFSLRAIPLPPGQHQVQLSFVPPGFQIGRVISLTALAILCILLVKAFRSDSKPQAE; encoded by the coding sequence ATGAAGTCCAGACTGTTTCAAAATGTGATCGCGGCGCTGATTCTGTTAATCGTTTCAGGAGTCTGTTTTCAGGTACTCGTGAGTCACCCGGCAGATGTTCTGGTTGGTATCCAGAACCAGGGATATAACGACACGACCAACGCGTTCATCGGCTTCAAGGACTATCAGCGCGAGTGCCTGGAGCAATACAATCAGTTTCCTTTCTGGAATCCTTGGTCGCTGCTGGGGATGCCCTGGCTGGGAAACCCACAGGCATCCCTGTTCTACCCGGTCAACTGGATTTTCTTTTTTTTCAATGCAGCTACGACCATCAGTTGGGTACTGGTTCTACATCACTGGTGGGCCGGTTGGGGTGCATATCTGCTCGGCAGAAAATACCGTCTGAATTTCTTCAGTGCGCTGCTTTCAGGAATTATTTTCCTGGCAGCTCCTTACTATGTTGCCAAAACGGGTGAAGGGCACTTCACGTCTGTCACACAAATCACCTGGTTCCCCTGGATCTTATACGCGTACGAACTCCTGCGCACAGGAAGTAAAAAAGCGGTTCCCTTCCTGGTCATTGTAATCTCACTCGCTTTTTTCTGCGGCCATGTCCAGGAGCTCTACTATCTGCTGCTGTTCCTCACAGCTGCGATTGTCTTTGAATCTATCCTCGAACTCTTTATCAAAAAGCGGCCAATTGAAAACGAGCAGGGGGCCGTAACCGAACTTGCAGAAACAGGGAGACCAGGTCTCTGGATTAAAGGCTGGCTGACAGCAGGTCTGTTAACAGCAGGGCTTGTCGCCATTGATCTGATTCCGGTGTTCATTTATACGAAACAGGCAGTCCGCTCCAGCGGAATTGACCTGGCCAGCCTCAGCGCAGGTAGCCTGAATGCAGCCAGCCTGCTGCAAATGATTGACCCGTTCGTCTGGGGAAAACCGGACCAGTATAGCGGCCCCGGAACATTTTATTGGGAAGCGATCTGCTCGTTTGGGTGCCTGCCTCTGCTGCTGGCTATTGCGGGAGTTTTTAGTTCCTTTCAACAACGAATTGTGATCCGGCTGACACTGATTGGACTGATCGCCTTTCTGCTGGCGTTCGGTCCCGAACTTCCATTTTATAAGTTGTTTTATCAACTGATTCCCGGGGCATCGATGTTTCGAATCCCTGGTCGTCAGCTATGGATCTGCACTCTGGTCGTCGCAATGCTGGCCGGGTTTGGATGTCAGTCGATTTCGCTGTTGTACCAGAATTCAAAACGTCGAGTGATGCGACTGCTCGCGGGAACTGTTGTAGTTGTAGTACTTCCCGCCCTGAGCTATCTGGTATATCAGTCCGCAGGGAGCCTCAAAGTCAGTCTGGCTCCAGACAAGATGTTCAACATCCAGGCAGGCTACCTGCTGACAGCCCTGCTAGGCATCTCTATTGCGGTTTTTCTCACCAGCCTCTCACGAAAAGCCGCTATCGGAGGACTCGTGATCCTCTGTCTGATCTGTACCGGAGAACTCTCAGTCTATTCAAACCAAATCCTGTGCACCATCCCCCAATCATCCATCCGGGGAGAGACAGAAATCGTCCAATTCCTGAAGAACAACCTGGGTGAACACCGTGTCCTGGCTGACCAGCACCTGCTGAGTGATCGTGAAGCCTGGAAAAATCAACTCTTAAAAGTTCAAGGTTACGAACCAGTGCCCCTCGTACGACTCGGGCTCCTGGCTGCCGCCACGTTCAATCAACCCAATGCAGCAACAGTGATGGCAGGATTCGACTCGCCGCAACTTGAAAAAGCGGAACCACAGCTACTTGACCTGATGAGTATCAAATATGCCGTATTGAGAACCAGCGATCCCATAAAGCTGGAAGGTTGGAAGACGGTTTTACAGGGTCAGGTGCCTGCGGAATACACACTCAGGGGATCAAAGCCTCGCCAGATTCCATTCCAGATTATCGAAAACCAAAACCCGCTTCCCCGCGCTTACCTGGTGGGACAAACCCGTGCTCTTCAGGACGAGGAGTCCAGTAAGAAAATTGTAGCAGCCATTTCGAAAGTAAAACCACGTGATGAAGTTTTACTGAGACAGGATGTCCTCCCCAAGGGAGAGAGACAGGCATTTCAACCGGCTACCATCCTGGAAAACAGCCCCAATTTTCTGAGTCTTCAAGCGGATCTTGACGCGCCAGGCTACCTGGTCCTGGCCGACATATATTACCCCGGTTGGACTGCCAGTCTGAGTCAGCAGGAACTACCAGTCCTGCCCGCAGATTTCTCTTTGAGAGCGATTCCCTTGCCACCTGGTCAGCATCAGGTTCAACTGAGCTTCGTTCCGCCCGGCTTTCAGATTGGGCGTGTTATTTCTCTAACCGCCCTGGCAATATTATGCATTCTGCTGGTGAAAGCATTCCGTTCAGACTCTAAACCACAAGCCGAATAA
- a CDS encoding class I SAM-dependent methyltransferase — protein MDPAHLTELIELEDNYWWHVSKRKLVTEILTREFPAPGLLIEGGIGSARNLLEFSRMGYDVTGFDLMEAAVEYGRSRGLDQLHVHELSQPWPVDPGSAKAVLLLDVMEHVEDPVQLLNNAAETLEPGGGIIITVPAYPWLYSDWDRKLGHFCRYTKSRFRENAKQAGLKVKWVTHWNSFTLAPAILARGKDRLLNKRDDSPPRFNRVSRFTNSCLMSCARLERTLIHSTGVPFGLSLVGVLIK, from the coding sequence GTGGACCCGGCACATCTGACTGAATTAATTGAACTTGAGGACAATTACTGGTGGCATGTTTCCAAACGGAAACTGGTTACCGAGATCCTGACCAGAGAGTTCCCCGCCCCCGGACTGCTGATAGAGGGGGGGATCGGTTCAGCACGAAATCTCCTTGAATTCAGTCGCATGGGATATGATGTCACAGGTTTCGACCTCATGGAAGCAGCAGTGGAATATGGTCGATCCCGTGGACTGGATCAGTTGCACGTCCATGAACTGAGCCAACCCTGGCCCGTTGATCCAGGATCAGCGAAAGCCGTTCTCTTACTGGATGTCATGGAGCATGTAGAAGACCCGGTGCAACTCCTCAACAATGCAGCCGAGACACTGGAACCAGGCGGAGGCATCATCATTACCGTTCCTGCATACCCCTGGCTCTACTCCGACTGGGATCGCAAATTAGGGCACTTCTGTCGCTATACAAAATCCCGGTTCCGCGAGAATGCAAAGCAGGCTGGATTAAAAGTGAAATGGGTGACTCACTGGAACTCCTTTACACTCGCTCCCGCGATTTTGGCTCGTGGCAAAGACCGACTGTTGAATAAAAGAGATGACTCGCCCCCCCGATTTAACCGTGTTTCCCGCTTTACGAATTCCTGTCTCATGTCCTGTGCGAGGCTTGAACGCACCCTGATTCATTCGACAGGTGTTCCCTTTGGGTTGTCCCTGGTAGGAGTTCTGATCAAATGA
- a CDS encoding carbon-nitrogen hydrolase family protein encodes MIIAGVQMDIALMEKTDNLHRIIAKMHETASEGAELAVFPECALTGYCFDSLQEAVPLAETIPGPTTKTIQQVCRELKLTVVIGMLEQASHGVYNSAVIITREGVLGKYRKIHLPYLGVDRFATPGDRGFEVFEHPSARIGVNICYDSAFPESSRVMTLQQADLIILPTNWPTGADCVAEHAINTRAMENGIFYCAINRVGEERGFQFIGKSRICGPAGETLATSNGRDEEILYATFDPQHARNKRVDRVPDKHVIDRLADRRPEMYGLIVEPHGLKPPHRG; translated from the coding sequence ATGATTATAGCCGGCGTCCAGATGGATATCGCCCTGATGGAGAAAACGGATAATCTCCATCGAATTATCGCAAAGATGCACGAAACGGCTTCCGAGGGAGCGGAACTGGCTGTATTCCCCGAATGTGCACTGACTGGTTACTGCTTTGACAGCCTGCAGGAAGCAGTGCCACTGGCTGAAACGATTCCAGGGCCCACAACAAAAACAATACAGCAGGTCTGCCGTGAGTTGAAACTAACTGTTGTGATCGGAATGCTGGAACAGGCATCACATGGGGTCTATAACTCGGCAGTTATAATTACGCGAGAAGGCGTGCTGGGCAAATATCGAAAAATCCATTTGCCTTATCTCGGTGTCGACCGCTTCGCGACGCCTGGCGACCGGGGATTCGAGGTCTTCGAACACCCATCCGCACGCATTGGTGTGAATATCTGCTACGATAGTGCGTTTCCGGAGTCATCACGTGTCATGACACTCCAGCAGGCTGATCTGATCATCCTGCCGACAAACTGGCCCACCGGAGCAGACTGCGTGGCCGAGCATGCCATCAACACACGGGCCATGGAAAACGGGATCTTCTATTGCGCCATCAACCGGGTCGGTGAAGAGCGGGGCTTTCAGTTCATCGGCAAGAGCCGCATCTGCGGCCCCGCCGGAGAAACATTGGCCACTTCAAACGGTAGAGATGAAGAAATTCTATATGCCACTTTCGATCCGCAGCATGCCCGTAACAAACGCGTTGACCGGGTCCCGGATAAACACGTGATTGATCGCCTGGCGGATCGTCGTCCTGAAATGTACGGTCTGATCGTCGAGCCCCACGGATTAAAACCTCCCCATCGTGGTTGA
- a CDS encoding metal-dependent hydrolase: protein MAGYTEHISVSGLLGVVYGSVGTLLLGFTPTQGILAGVLTWVGGMLPDLDSETGRPIKELFSLTAAVASFMAMRCMIRKGADPDDAILMAVVTYAGVRYGGSAILSKFAVHRGMFHSIPALIITGEAVFLSYISDSFAVKFLMAGGISLGFLSHLVLDEVYSVERKGVTIRLKKSAGSALKWFGNGLFGNAVAYAILLTMTYITLVDSGVLIPPPQHANPIEKSEPPVQQALPFKTTERL, encoded by the coding sequence ATGGCCGGTTATACTGAGCACATCAGCGTCAGCGGGTTATTGGGAGTCGTTTACGGCTCCGTAGGTACCCTCTTATTGGGATTCACCCCGACTCAGGGTATTCTGGCAGGAGTACTGACCTGGGTGGGAGGTATGCTGCCAGACCTCGATTCTGAAACGGGACGGCCCATCAAGGAACTGTTCAGCCTGACTGCCGCCGTCGCTTCCTTTATGGCCATGCGCTGCATGATTCGCAAAGGGGCAGATCCCGATGATGCGATCCTGATGGCGGTCGTGACCTATGCGGGAGTTCGCTACGGCGGTTCCGCGATCCTCTCGAAATTCGCGGTACATCGGGGGATGTTTCACAGCATCCCCGCTCTGATCATCACCGGAGAAGCCGTCTTCCTCTCCTATATCAGTGATTCCTTCGCCGTAAAATTTCTGATGGCCGGTGGTATCTCACTGGGCTTCCTCTCCCACCTCGTTCTGGATGAGGTTTACAGTGTGGAACGCAAAGGGGTCACCATCCGCCTGAAAAAATCTGCAGGCAGTGCACTGAAATGGTTTGGTAATGGACTGTTTGGAAATGCGGTCGCCTATGCAATCCTGCTCACCATGACTTATATCACTCTGGTCGATTCAGGCGTGCTGATTCCCCCACCACAACATGCGAATCCGATCGAAAAATCAGAACCGCCAGTTCAGCAGGCATTGCCTTTTAAAACCACCGAGCGTCTTTAA